The Nycticebus coucang isolate mNycCou1 chromosome 2, mNycCou1.pri, whole genome shotgun sequence genome includes a window with the following:
- the LOC128572002 gene encoding TP53-regulated inhibitor of apoptosis 1, whose amino-acid sequence MNSVGEACTDMKREYDQCFNRWFAEKFLKGDGSGDPCTDLFKRYQQCVQKAIKEKEIPIEGLEFMGHGKEKPENSS is encoded by the coding sequence ATGAACAGCGTAGGGGAGGCCTGCACGGACATGAAGCGCGAGTACGACCAGTGCTTCAATCGCTGGTTTGCCGAGAAGTTTCTCAAGGGGGACGGCTCCGGGGATCCGTGCACCGACCTTTTCAAACGTTACCAGCAGTGTGTTCAGAAAGCAATAAAGGAGAAAGAGATTCCTATTGAAGGATTGGAATTCATGGGCCATGGCAAAGAAAAGCCTGAAAACTCTTCTTGA